The Actinomycetota bacterium DNA segment TCGGCCAGGTCGTTCACCTGGGGCACGCCCAGGACCCGCTTGGCCGGGAGCCCGGGCCGGAGGTCGTCGGGCAGCCCGAACCAGGACCGGGCCACCGGGTTGGCCACCAGCAGCCGGCCGGCGCCGTCCAGCAGCAGCACGCCGTCGTCGAGGGCATCCAGGATCTGACCGGCCCGGTCGCGCTCCTCGGTCAGCTCGTCCAGCCGGTCGCGCAGCCGGGTGGTGATCGCGCTCAGCTCGTTGGTCAGCCCGGCCAGGTCGTCGCGCTCGGTCCAGCGCCAGCTCGGGAGGGTCGTGTCGGCCAGGCGGTGGACGTTGCGGCGCAGGGCCGCGAGCCGCCTGCCCATCGGCCAGACGGTGAAGGACACGGGCTAGCCGTCCTCGACCCCGGCCCGTACCGCCTTGGACGGGACGAGCTCCTTGACCTCGCCGGTGACGATGAACGCCACCTGCTCGCCGATGTCGACCGAGTGGTCGCCGAGCCGCTCCAGGTAGCGGGCGACCAGGACCATCCGGCTCGCCCACTCCAGCGTCCGGTCGTCGGACGCGGCCCGTTCGATCTGCCGGAAGACCTCGCCGTTGAGCCGGTCGAGGGGCTGGTCGAGGATGGGCAGGCGCTCGGCCAGCTCCAGGTCGCGCCGGGCGAAGCAGGTCATGGCCGCGGCCACCATCCGCTGGGCGTGGCCGCCCATCTCGACCAGGGTCGCCTGGATCTCCGGGACCGGCGGGTAGTCCTTGGTGATGCGGACGAACTTGGCCATGTTCACGCACAGGTCGCCCATCCGCTCGATATGCGAGTTGATGTGCAGGACCCCGGCCACCAGCCGGAGGTCCTTGGCCACGGGCGCCTGCAGGGCCAGCGTGCGCAGGATCTCCTGCTCGACCTCGACATAGGACCGGTCGATCTGGTCGTCGCGGACGATGACCTCGTCGGCCAGGGTGGTGTCGAAGGAGGACAGCGCCTCGAGTGTCCGGTCGAGCTGGCTCTGCACCAGCTGGCCCATCTGGAGCAGCTTCGCCTCGAGCCCCTCGAGGCGCTGTTCGAAGGTCGTGCGCACCGGAACCCCCTTTGCCGAGGCGATCGTACCCGCAGGCAGGTGGACGGGAGGCGAACGGACCATGAAGGTTTGCCGTCGGTCGTTGCCCGGCCGCGGCCGCGGTGGAATGTTGGACCCATGCCGAAGGTGATGGTCGTCGACGACGAGGAGTCGCTGCTCGAGGCGATCCGCTACGCGCTGTCCCGCGAGGGCTTCGACGTGGTCACGGCCACCGACGGCGGCGACGCCATGCGCGACTTCGAGGCCGAGCGGCCCGACCTGGTCGTGCTCGACCTGATGCTCCCGACCCTCAACGGCTGGGACGTGTGCCGCCGCATCCGGGCCACCAGCCAGGTGCCGATCCTGATGCTCACCGCCCGCGACGCCGAGGTCGACCGGGTGGTCGGGCTGGAGATGGGGGCCGACGACTACGTCACCAAGCCGGTCTCGCTGCGGGAGCTGGTGGCCAGGGTCCGCGCCCTGCTGCGGCGGGCGGGCACGGCCGGCGACGGGCCGCGCCCGGAGACGGCCGTGCTGGAGGCCGCCGGCATCCGCCTCGACCAGGAGCGCCACGAGGTCAGCGTGCGCGGGGCCCCGGTCAACCTGCCCCTGAAGGAGTTCGAGCTGCTCGAGATCCTGATGGAGAACCGCAACCGGGTGCTGACCCGCCAGACCCTGATCGACCGGGTCTGGGGCTACGACTACGTCGGCGACACCAAGACCCTGGACGTGCACGTGAAGCGGCTGCGGGCCCGGGTCGAGGAGGACCGCCACGACCCCCGGCTGATCGTGACCGTCCGCGGCGTCGGCTACCGCTTCGACGGCTAGCCCGACCGGCGAATCTGCCGGTCGGTGTTCATCAGTCGTCGGCCACGGCCGACTCCACGTTTCTTGTCCCGTTCACCTGGCGTTCACCTTCCGTCGCCTGGCGCGTCAACGGCCGCCCGTACCGTCGCTCCGGTTACCACGGATTCGGGAGGCATGAACGCATGACGCGACGGACCCGCCGAGGCTGGCTGCCCGGCCTGATGCTGGCCATCACCCTGGTCGCCACCGCCTGTGGCGGGGACGACGACGCCGCTGGCACCGGGACGGGGGGGACGAGCCTCTCCGGCAGCATCGTGATCGACGGCTCCTCGACCGTTGCCCCGGTCACCGAGGCCATCGCCGAGGAGTTCAACAAGGAGCAGTCGGGCGTGAAGGTCACCGTCGGCACCTCCGGGACCGGCGGCGGCTTCACCAAGTTCTGCGCCGGCGAGACCGACGTCCAGGACGCCTCCCGGGCCATCGACGCCGAGGAGAAGGCCGCCTGCCAGGCCAAGGGCGTCACCTACCAGGAGTTCCGGGTCGGTCTCGACGGCCTGGCCGTGGTCACCTCGGCCCAGAACCAGTTCCTCGACACCCTGAGCTTCGAGCAGCTGGCCAAGATCTTCGAGGACGGTGGGGCCAGGACCTGGAACCAGGTCGACCCCGGCTTCCCCAACGAGGAGATCGCCATCTTCGGCCCCGACGCCGAGTCCGGCACCTACGACTTCTTCAACGAGGAGATCCTGGGCGACCCCGAGGAGGGCGGCAAGAAGCCCCGCAACGACTACACCGCCTCCTCCGACGACAACACGCTCGTCCAGGGCATCGAGGGCGAGGCCAACTCCTGGGGCTACTTCGGCTTCGCCTACTACCAGAACAACAAGGAAGGCCTGAAGATCATCAAGGTCGCCGAGGAGGGCACCTCCGGGATCGAGCCCACGGCCGAGACGATCGAGTCGGGCGACTACCCGCTGTCGCGTCCCCTGTACATCTACGTCAAGGACGACTCGCTCAGGAAGCCTGAGGTCGGCCAGTTCGTGAAGTTCTACCTGGAGCAGACGCCCCAGCTCATCGCCGACGTCGGGTATGTGGCCGCGCCCCAGGAGGATTACACCCAGGGCCTGGTCAGGCTCCAGCCCTTCCTGGCCGGCTGATGGCGGGCATCACCCGCCGCAGGTCCCGCACCGGGGAGCGGATGATCGTCAACGTCCTGTTCCTCTGCGCGGTCCTGTCGGTCGCGGTCACCGTCGGCATCGTCGCCGTGCTGCTGGTGGACACGATCAGCTTCTTCAGCGAGTCCAGCCTGGTCGGGTTCCTCACCGGGACGGTGTGGGCGCCCGGCCAGGGAGACGGCGAGAACGGCCTCTACGGCATGCTGTCGCTGCTGAGCGGGACGCTGCTGATCGGCTTCGGGTCGATCGCGGTCGGCCTGCCCCTCGGCGTGCTGACCGCGATCTACCTGTCCGAGTACGCCAGCTCCCGGGTCCGGGGGGTGCTCAAGCCGACGCTGGAGATCCTGGCCGGCATCCCCACCGTGATCGTCGGCTTCTTCGCCCTCCAGTTCATCACCCCTAACCTGCTCCGGCCGATCTTCGGCGACGACCGCGTGTTCATCTTCAACGCCGCCGCCGGCTCCATCGCGGTCGGGCTGATGATCCTGCCGATCATCGCCTCGATCAGCGAGGACGCCATGCGGGCGGTGCCGTGGTCGCTGCGCGAGGCCGCCTACGGCCTGGGGGCGACCAGGCGCCAGGTGAGCCTCCGGGTGGTGGTGCCGGCCGCCCTGTCCGGCATCTCCGCCTCGGTGATCCTGGCCTTCTCCCGGGCGGTCGGCGAGACCATGGCCGTCACCATCGCCGCCGGCAACAGCCCCAGGATGACCTGGAACTACTTCGAGTCGATCCAGACCCTCACCGCCTCCATCGCCCAGACCGTGCGGGGCGAGGTCGCGGCCGGGACGGTGCGCTACGACGCGCTCTTCGCCCTCGGCATGACCCTGTTCCTGATGACCCTGGTGATGAACCTGATCTCGGCCCGCATCGTGCGCCGCTTCCGGCAGGTGTACTCGTGAGCGCCTCCGTCGAGGTCCTGGCGCCGTCGAAGCTGCGCCGGGGGGCGACCCGGACCGGGCTGCAGATCCTGCTGGACGTGGCCTTCTCGGCGCTCCTGTTCATGGGCACGGTCGCCGGGGTGATCGCCCTCGCCACCCTCATCTGGACCATCTTCGACAGCGGCTGGGAACGGCTCGTCGCCGACCCGGCCGGCTTCCTGACCAGCTACGTGTCGCGCCTGCCGGCCAGGGCCGGGGTCAAGGCGGCGCTGGCCGGCTCCGCCTACCTGATGGCGCTGACCGCCCTGTTCTGCTTCCCGATCGGGGTCGGGGCGGCCATCTACCTGGAGGAGTTCGCCCCCCGGAACCGGCTCACCAACTTCGTCGAGGCCAATATCGCCAACCTGGCCGGGGTGCCCTCGGTGGTCTACGGCCTGCTCGGCCTCGGCCTCTTCGCCCGCTTCCTGCGCATGGGGCCGAGCCTGCTGGCGGGCGCCCTCACCCTGGCCGTGATGAGCCTGCCGGTGATCATCGTGGCCGCCCGCGAGGCCATCCGGGCCGTGCCCGACGGCATCCGGCTCGGCGCCTTCGCTCTCGGCGCCACCCGGTGGCAGACGGTTCGGCGCCAGGTCCTCCCCGCGGCCATGCCGGGCACCCTCACCGGCACCATCCTCGCCTTGTCGAGGGCGATCGGCGAGACGGCGCCGCTGCTGGTCATCGGCCTCCCGATCGTCATCTTCACCCTCCCCGACGACCTCCGCGACCCCGTCTCCGTCCTGCCCCTGCTCATCTTCGACTGGACCAGCCGGCCCCAGCCGGCGTTCGCGGCCGCGGCCGCGGCGGCCAGCATCATCCTGCTCGCCCTGCTGCTGGCCATGAACGCCGTCGCCATCTTCCTCCGCAACCGCTACTCGATCCGGTGGTGACCCGATGACGCAAGGACAGATCCAGGTTCGGCTGCCCGGCCGGGAGGACCCCCCCGAGCTGACCGAGACGGTCTTCCGGCTCGGCGACGTCCACGTCCGCTACGGCAGCTTCCTGGCCCTGCGGGGCGTGAACCTCGAGATCAGGAAGAACGAGATCACCGCCTTCATCGGCCCGTCCGGCTGCGGCAAGAGCACCCTGATCCGCTGCCTCAACCGGATGAACGACCTGATCCCGGGGGCCAGGGTCGAGGGCACGATCGAGTACCACGGCCAGGACCTGTACGGCGACGGCGTCGACCCGGTCGAGGTGCGGCGGCGCATCGGCATGGTGTTCCAGAAGCCCAACCCGTTCCCCAAGTCGATCTACGAGAACGTCGCCTTCGGGCCAAGGGTCATCGGCATGCAGCCCGGCAGCATGGACGAGCTGGTCGAGCGGTCCCTGCGCGCGGCCGCCCTCTGGGACGAGGTCAAGGACAAGCTCAAGCAGAACGCGCTGGCGATGTCCGGCGGCCAGCAGCAGCGGCTCTGCATCGCCCGGGCGATCGCCGTGGCGCCGGACGTGATCCTGATGGACGAGCCCTGCTCGTCCCTCGACCCGATGTCCACCGGTCGCATCGAGGACCTGATGGAGGAGCTCAAGCGGGACTACACGATCGTGATCGTGACCCACAACATGCAGCAGGCGGCCCGGGTGTCGGACCGCACGGCGTTCTTCACCGCCGAGGCGGCACCGGGCACCGGCGACCGCACCGGCCTGCTCGTCGAGTTCGGGCAGACGGACTCGATCTTCACCCAGCCGGCCGACCGCCGGACAGAGGCGTACGTCACTGGTCGGTTTGGCTAGACGGCCCTAGCCTTCGCTACGGCGGCGCTGCTACGGTTCGCGTGCTTCCCCATATCGACGGAGGGCACGTGAAACTGCGGATCTTTCCACGCGAGGAGTCGTATTTCGATCTCTTCGACGAGGTCGCGGCCAACATCGCCGACGGCGCGCGGTACCTGCTGGATATGGTGGAGGACTTCGTCGACCCGGAGATGAAGGCCAAGCGCCTGGTCGAGGTCGAGCACGAGGGCGACCGGCTCACCTACGCCATCTACTCCCGGCTCAACACCACCTTCATCACCCCGTTCGACCGCGAGGACATCCACGCCCTCGCCGGCCACCTGGACGACGTGCTCGACGCCATGGAGGCGGCGGCCGACATGCTCGTCCTCCACAAGGTGATGGAGCCGCTGGATGCGGTGGTCGAGCAGTGCCGGCTGATCGACCGGGCGGCCCGGGCGACCGCCGACGGCCTCCGCAACCTCCGCGGGCTCAAGCTGGAGCCGCTGCGCTCCTACCTCATCCACATCAACGAGCTGGAGAACGAGGGCGACCGGCTCTACCGTCGGGCCCGGGCCGACCTCTACAACTTCGACGCCGAGCACCCGGCCCGCTACCTGCTCGTGTGGAAGGACATCGTCGAGCAGCTGGAGGAGGCCCTCGACGCCTTCGAGCACGTGGCGCACACGGTCGAGACCGTGATCATCAAGCATGCCTGACCTGGCCCTGCTCAGCGTCATCGCCATCGTCGCGCTGGCGCTGGTGTTCGACTTCACCAACGGCTTCCACGACGCCGCCAACTCGATCGCCACCGTCGTCTCGACCAGGGTTCTGACCCCGCGGATGGCGGTCATCTGGGCGGCGCTGTTCAACTTCGTCGCCTTTCTGGTCTTCCAGACCGCGGTCGCCAACACCGTCGGCAAGACCGTCGACCCGGACGTGGTCAGCGAGGCGGTGATCTTCGCCGGGCTGATCGGGGCCGTGGCCTGGAACTTCCTCACCTGGTGGCTGGGCCTGCCGACCTCCTCGTCGCACGCCCTGATCGGCGGCTTCGCCGGGGCCGGGATCGCCAAGGGCGGCTTCGGCGTCCTGGACGCCAGCAGCCTGGAGAAGACCATCCTCTTCATCCCGCTGTCGCCGCTGTTCGGGATGGCCCTGGGCTTCGTGCTGATGCTGGCCAGCATGTGGATCTTCCGGCGGAGCACCCCGGCGAAGGTCGACGGGCTGTTCCGGCGCCTGCAGCTCGTCTCGGCCGCCGCCTTCAGCCTGGGCCACGGCGGCAACGACGCCCAGAAGACCATGGGCATCATCGCCGCCCTGCTGGTCGGCGCCGGTTACCTCCAGCTCGAGAGCGACGGCGACCTCCCGGTGCCCCTCTGGATCGTGCTCTCCGCCCACGCCGCCATCGCCCTTGGCACCCTGGCCGGCGGCTGGCGGATCGTCAAGACGCTCGGCCAGCGGATCACCGCCCTCAAGCCGGTCGGCGGCTTCTCGGCCGAGACGGCCGCCGCCTGCGCCCTCTACCTGGCCACCTTCCTCGGCATCCCCGTCTCCACCACCCATACCATCACCGGCGCCATCGTCGGCGTCGGCGCGACCCGCCGCCTGTCGGCGGTCCGCTGGGGCGTGGCCGGCCGCATCGTCTGGGCCTGGGTCCTGACCATCCCGGCCGCCGCCCTGATCGCCGCCGTCACCTACGCCATCACGGTCTCCCCGTTCGCGGTCGCCGCCCTCATCCTCGCCGCGATCGCGGTGATCGTCGCCCTGGTCGTCGCCGCCCGCCGCACCACCCGGCGCGCTCCCGAACCCGCCCCGGCGCCCGCCGGGCAGGACGAAGCCTCTCGGGACCGCGCCGAGACCCCCGGTGGGGGAGCGTAGCCGACCCGGGAACGGGGCGCCCGCGGCTGTCCACAACCCCTCCCGAGGCTCTGCCCGGCCCTCGCGCGAGGTATGGTTGGAGCCATGCTGAAGGCGACGTTGCTGAAGGCGGCGGGATCGTCGTTCCTGCGGCGGCAGGTGACCGCGAACCCGATCGCCCGCCGGGTCGCGGACCGGTTCATCGCCGGTGACACCCTCGGCGAGGCCGAGCACGCCATCCGCACCCTCAACGCCGGCGGCATGTCCGTTGCCCTCGACTACCTGGGCGAGAACACCGAGTCCGAGGCCCAGGCCCGCGAGTCCACCGCCTCCTACCTGGCCGCCATCGACCGCATCCAGGACCGCGGCATGGACGCCAACATCTCCGTCAAGCTGACCGCTCTGGGCCTGGACATCCGCCAGGAGCTGGCCCTCGAGGAGGCCTCCAAGGTGGCCGCCCGCGGCAAGGAGGTCGGCGCCATGGTCGGCGTCGACATGGAGGCCGCCATCTACGCCGGCCGCACCCTCGACATCGTCGAGGCCCTCAAGCGCGACTACGACAACGTCGGCGTCTGCGTCCAGTCCTACCTGTACCGCAGCCGCGACGACCTCGAACGCCTCAACCGCCTCGGCATCCCCGTCCGCCTCGTCAAGGGCGCCTACCAGGAGTCGCCCGAGGTCGCCTACCCCGAGAAGGCCAGCGTCGACCACGCCTACGCCCGCATGCTCGACGACCTCCTCGCCCGCAACCCCTTCCCGATGGTCGCCACCCACGACCCGGCCATGGTCCGCCTCACCAAGACCCTGGTCGCCCGCCACCGCCGCGACCGCGACACCTTCGAGTTCCAGATGCTCTACGGCGTCCGCCGCGACCTCCAGGCCCAGGTCGTCGCCGAAGGCTACCGCCTCCGGGTCTACCTCCCCTACGGCACCCAGTGGTACCCCTACTTCATGCGCCGCCTCGCCGAACGTCCCGCCAACCTCTACTTCTTCCTCTCCAACCTGGTGAAGCGCTGAGCGACGGACTTCCCTCCCGCCGCCTCGGCGTGGACTCGGTCGGTCCGCTGCAACGCGGTGACGGCCCGCCTGCCGGAGACGCCACGAGGGATCCCGTCGGTCACGCAGGGATCGACACATCGATCGAGGTGACCAGCGGAAGGGCTTCCGGTGGCCCTTCCTCCTCCAGGTAGACCTCCACGATGGTGTGTGCGGCTGTCGACGCAGAACCACCCGGGCGCATCTATGCTGGCCGGGGTGTTGTCGGTGAAGAGAGGGTGGCGGATGCGGCACGGGTTGACCGGGGCTGCCGCCGCTCTTGGGCTTGCTGGGGTGCTGCTGCTCGCCGGGTGCGATTCGGGGGATGCGGGGCGGTATGCGGCGGAGCCGGTGCGGGCGGCCGAGGTGGTGGAGCGGGTCAGCGCCCCCGGGGTGGTGCAGGCGGCGGGGCAGGCGGACCTGAAGGCGCCGGCGGCGGCGCGGGTCGAGCGGCTGGTGGTCAAGGACGGGCAGGAGGTCGCGGAGGGGGACCTGGTCGCCGAGCTGTCGTCGGAGCAGGTGGACGACCAGGTACGGCAGGCCCAGGCGGCGGTGGACGCGGCCTCGTCGCTCGGGGGGGCGGCGCCGGGACTGCCGACGGGGGCGGCGCTGTCGGCCTTCCAGCAGGTCCAGTCGCAGGTGACGGCGACCAGTGCGGCGGTGATCGAGGCCATGCGGGCGGCCCTGCCGCTGGTGCCGAGGGCGCAGCGGGCCCGGCTCCAGGCCCGCATCGACCGGGCCCAGGTGCGGGTGGCCGAGCTGCAGCGCCAGGCCGCCCAGGCGGCCGACGCCGCCGCGGCCGCGGCCGACGCCCAGGCGGCCACGCTGCAGCAGTCCATCCAGGCGGCCACCGCCGCCCAGCGCGGGCAGGCCGAGCTGGCCCTGGAGCTGGCCCGCGACCAGCAGGAGCGCCTCACCCTGCGGTCCCCGCTGGACGGCACCGTCCAGCTCGGCCGCTCCGGGAGCGGGGCCACGACCATCCCCGAGGTCGAGGGGCTTCCGGAGGGCGCCTCCGAGGCCCTCCAGGGACTCTCCGGCGGCGGCGCCCAGGCCGCCCAGACCGGGCCGCCGCTGCGGGTCGGGTCCGAGGTCGCGGCCGGGCAGACCGTGGCCACCGTGTTCGACGTCAGCAGCCTCCTGGTCCTGGCCGAGGTCGACGAGACCGACATCGCGCTGGTCAAGCCGGGGCAGAAGGCCCAGGTCGAGCTGGACGCGTTCCCGCAGACGTCGTTCGCGGCCAAGGTGCGCCGGGTCGCGGTCGCCCCGGCCTCCGGCCAGTCGGCCGCCGGCGGGGTCACCTACCAGGTCGACCTGGCCCTCGGCGAGGCCGAGACGGGCGCCGGGTCGGCCCCGGCCGACGAGCCGGTGCCCCGGGTCGGGATGACGGCCACCGCCGCCATCGAGGTGCGCCGGACCACCGACGAGCTCTCGGTGCCCGGGTCGGCCCTGGTCGGCCGGTCGGGCGGGCAGGCCGTGTTCGTGGTCGAGAACGGCAAGGTGCGCCTGCGGCCGGTGCAGGTGGCCGCCGACGGCGAGGACCGGGTGGCGGTCGCCTCGGGCCTGCGCGAGGGCGAGCGGGTGGTGTCCCGCGGTGCCGAGCGCCTGCGCGACGGCCAGGACTGGCCGGGGGACTAATGGACGCGCCTCCGGTGGTGGGGGGGTCCGGGGGGCTCAAGCCGAGCCCCCCGGTGGTCGAAGCCCTCGAGGTGACCAAGGTGTACCGCCTGGACGGGGTCGAGGTGCGGGCCCTGGACGGGGTCGACCTGGTGGTGGAACGGGGCGACTCGGTGGCCATCATGGGCCCGAGCGGGTCGGGCAAGTCGACCCTGCTGGGGCTGCTCGGCGGGCTGGACCGGCCGACCTCGGGGACGCTCCGGTTCGACGGGCGCGACGTCACCGGGCTGTCCGAGGACGAGCTGGCCGCGGTCCGCAACCAGGTCGTTGGCTTCGTGTTCCAGAACTTCCAGCTGCTGGCCCGGACCCCGGCGGTGGCCAACGTCGGCCTGCCCCTGGTCTACCGCGGGCTGGGCCGGGGCGAGCGCCGCCGGCTGGCCGTCGACGCCCTCCGGTCGGTCGGGCTGGGGCACCGGCTGCAGCACCGGCCCTCGCAGCTGTCCGGGGGCGAGCAGCAGCGGGTGGCCATCGCCCGGGCCCTGGTCACCGAGCCGGCGATGCTGCTGGCCGACGAGCCCACCGGCAACCTCGACTCGCGCTCGGGCGATGAGGTGCTGGCGCTGCTGGCCCGCCTCCACGCCGACCGCGGGGTGGCCGTGGTCGTGGTCACCCACGACCCGGGGGTGGCGTCCCGGTTCCGCCGCCGGGTCACCCTGCGCGACGGCCGCCTGGCCGCGGAGACGGAGCCGGCCCGGTGAGCCGGAGGGGTCCGGGGAACCCCAAGGGGGTGCCCCGGTGAGACTGGGCGAGGCGATCCGGGTCGCCTGGGAGGCGCTGCGGGCCAACAAGCTCCGCTCCGGCCTGACCATGCTCGGGGTGGTCATCGGCGTGGCCAGCGTGGTCGTGTTGGTGTCGATCGGCAGCGGGGCCCGCGACGAGGTGACCTCGGGGGTCGAGTCGCTCGGCTCCAACATCCTGTTCGTGGCCCCCGGCAACCTGTCGTTCGGCTCGGCCCCGAGCGTGTCCCGGCTGGGGCTGGAGGACGTGCGCCGGATCGGCGACGCCATCGGCGACCCGCGCCGGGTCGCGGCCACCGTCGCCTCGGGCGAGATCGCCC contains these protein-coding regions:
- the phoU gene encoding phosphate signaling complex protein PhoU, with translation MRTTFEQRLEGLEAKLLQMGQLVQSQLDRTLEALSSFDTTLADEVIVRDDQIDRSYVEVEQEILRTLALQAPVAKDLRLVAGVLHINSHIERMGDLCVNMAKFVRITKDYPPVPEIQATLVEMGGHAQRMVAAAMTCFARRDLELAERLPILDQPLDRLNGEVFRQIERAASDDRTLEWASRMVLVARYLERLGDHSVDIGEQVAFIVTGEVKELVPSKAVRAGVEDG
- a CDS encoding response regulator transcription factor, with product MPKVMVVDDEESLLEAIRYALSREGFDVVTATDGGDAMRDFEAERPDLVVLDLMLPTLNGWDVCRRIRATSQVPILMLTARDAEVDRVVGLEMGADDYVTKPVSLRELVARVRALLRRAGTAGDGPRPETAVLEAAGIRLDQERHEVSVRGAPVNLPLKEFELLEILMENRNRVLTRQTLIDRVWGYDYVGDTKTLDVHVKRLRARVEEDRHDPRLIVTVRGVGYRFDG
- a CDS encoding PstS family phosphate ABC transporter substrate-binding protein, which encodes MTRRTRRGWLPGLMLAITLVATACGGDDDAAGTGTGGTSLSGSIVIDGSSTVAPVTEAIAEEFNKEQSGVKVTVGTSGTGGGFTKFCAGETDVQDASRAIDAEEKAACQAKGVTYQEFRVGLDGLAVVTSAQNQFLDTLSFEQLAKIFEDGGARTWNQVDPGFPNEEIAIFGPDAESGTYDFFNEEILGDPEEGGKKPRNDYTASSDDNTLVQGIEGEANSWGYFGFAYYQNNKEGLKIIKVAEEGTSGIEPTAETIESGDYPLSRPLYIYVKDDSLRKPEVGQFVKFYLEQTPQLIADVGYVAAPQEDYTQGLVRLQPFLAG
- the pstC gene encoding phosphate ABC transporter permease subunit PstC, yielding MAGITRRRSRTGERMIVNVLFLCAVLSVAVTVGIVAVLLVDTISFFSESSLVGFLTGTVWAPGQGDGENGLYGMLSLLSGTLLIGFGSIAVGLPLGVLTAIYLSEYASSRVRGVLKPTLEILAGIPTVIVGFFALQFITPNLLRPIFGDDRVFIFNAAAGSIAVGLMILPIIASISEDAMRAVPWSLREAAYGLGATRRQVSLRVVVPAALSGISASVILAFSRAVGETMAVTIAAGNSPRMTWNYFESIQTLTASIAQTVRGEVAAGTVRYDALFALGMTLFLMTLVMNLISARIVRRFRQVYS
- the pstA gene encoding phosphate ABC transporter permease PstA, which encodes MSASVEVLAPSKLRRGATRTGLQILLDVAFSALLFMGTVAGVIALATLIWTIFDSGWERLVADPAGFLTSYVSRLPARAGVKAALAGSAYLMALTALFCFPIGVGAAIYLEEFAPRNRLTNFVEANIANLAGVPSVVYGLLGLGLFARFLRMGPSLLAGALTLAVMSLPVIIVAAREAIRAVPDGIRLGAFALGATRWQTVRRQVLPAAMPGTLTGTILALSRAIGETAPLLVIGLPIVIFTLPDDLRDPVSVLPLLIFDWTSRPQPAFAAAAAAASIILLALLLAMNAVAIFLRNRYSIRW
- the pstB gene encoding phosphate ABC transporter ATP-binding protein PstB, which encodes MTQGQIQVRLPGREDPPELTETVFRLGDVHVRYGSFLALRGVNLEIRKNEITAFIGPSGCGKSTLIRCLNRMNDLIPGARVEGTIEYHGQDLYGDGVDPVEVRRRIGMVFQKPNPFPKSIYENVAFGPRVIGMQPGSMDELVERSLRAAALWDEVKDKLKQNALAMSGGQQQRLCIARAIAVAPDVILMDEPCSSLDPMSTGRIEDLMEELKRDYTIVIVTHNMQQAARVSDRTAFFTAEAAPGTGDRTGLLVEFGQTDSIFTQPADRRTEAYVTGRFG
- a CDS encoding DUF47 family protein, which produces MKLRIFPREESYFDLFDEVAANIADGARYLLDMVEDFVDPEMKAKRLVEVEHEGDRLTYAIYSRLNTTFITPFDREDIHALAGHLDDVLDAMEAAADMLVLHKVMEPLDAVVEQCRLIDRAARATADGLRNLRGLKLEPLRSYLIHINELENEGDRLYRRARADLYNFDAEHPARYLLVWKDIVEQLEEALDAFEHVAHTVETVIIKHA
- a CDS encoding inorganic phosphate transporter, which codes for MPDLALLSVIAIVALALVFDFTNGFHDAANSIATVVSTRVLTPRMAVIWAALFNFVAFLVFQTAVANTVGKTVDPDVVSEAVIFAGLIGAVAWNFLTWWLGLPTSSSHALIGGFAGAGIAKGGFGVLDASSLEKTILFIPLSPLFGMALGFVLMLASMWIFRRSTPAKVDGLFRRLQLVSAAAFSLGHGGNDAQKTMGIIAALLVGAGYLQLESDGDLPVPLWIVLSAHAAIALGTLAGGWRIVKTLGQRITALKPVGGFSAETAAACALYLATFLGIPVSTTHTITGAIVGVGATRRLSAVRWGVAGRIVWAWVLTIPAAALIAAVTYAITVSPFAVAALILAAIAVIVALVVAARRTTRRAPEPAPAPAGQDEASRDRAETPGGGA
- a CDS encoding proline dehydrogenase family protein, with the translated sequence MLKATLLKAAGSSFLRRQVTANPIARRVADRFIAGDTLGEAEHAIRTLNAGGMSVALDYLGENTESEAQARESTASYLAAIDRIQDRGMDANISVKLTALGLDIRQELALEEASKVAARGKEVGAMVGVDMEAAIYAGRTLDIVEALKRDYDNVGVCVQSYLYRSRDDLERLNRLGIPVRLVKGAYQESPEVAYPEKASVDHAYARMLDDLLARNPFPMVATHDPAMVRLTKTLVARHRRDRDTFEFQMLYGVRRDLQAQVVAEGYRLRVYLPYGTQWYPYFMRRLAERPANLYFFLSNLVKR
- a CDS encoding efflux RND transporter periplasmic adaptor subunit produces the protein MRHGLTGAAAALGLAGVLLLAGCDSGDAGRYAAEPVRAAEVVERVSAPGVVQAAGQADLKAPAAARVERLVVKDGQEVAEGDLVAELSSEQVDDQVRQAQAAVDAASSLGGAAPGLPTGAALSAFQQVQSQVTATSAAVIEAMRAALPLVPRAQRARLQARIDRAQVRVAELQRQAAQAADAAAAAADAQAATLQQSIQAATAAQRGQAELALELARDQQERLTLRSPLDGTVQLGRSGSGATTIPEVEGLPEGASEALQGLSGGGAQAAQTGPPLRVGSEVAAGQTVATVFDVSSLLVLAEVDETDIALVKPGQKAQVELDAFPQTSFAAKVRRVAVAPASGQSAAGGVTYQVDLALGEAETGAGSAPADEPVPRVGMTATAAIEVRRTTDELSVPGSALVGRSGGQAVFVVENGKVRLRPVQVAADGEDRVAVASGLREGERVVSRGAERLRDGQDWPGD
- a CDS encoding ABC transporter ATP-binding protein; the encoded protein is MDAPPVVGGSGGLKPSPPVVEALEVTKVYRLDGVEVRALDGVDLVVERGDSVAIMGPSGSGKSTLLGLLGGLDRPTSGTLRFDGRDVTGLSEDELAAVRNQVVGFVFQNFQLLARTPAVANVGLPLVYRGLGRGERRRLAVDALRSVGLGHRLQHRPSQLSGGEQQRVAIARALVTEPAMLLADEPTGNLDSRSGDEVLALLARLHADRGVAVVVVTHDPGVASRFRRRVTLRDGRLAAETEPAR